Part of the Ignavibacterium album JCM 16511 genome, CTGAATTTCCAACAGTTGCTGCGATTGAGTTTAATGCAGTCAGTTTTCTGCCTGAATTGGGATAAAGAATAAATTCAATTGGCTGTCCGTTATCCGGAATAATATTAACCCAGGTTGTTTCGCTTGATGTAATTTCAAATAATAAACTATCAGAAGCTGATACAGAATCGTTTCCGGGATTGTTTGCAGATTCTTCTTCAAACCTTTGAGAGTTGTCCGAAACAATTTCTTCTATTGGAGTTTCTTCAACAATTATTTCATCTGTTTTATTAAAAACGAATAAGTAAATCACAGCGATCACAATAACAGCAATTCCAGCTATTGCAGCATACATCAGCTTAGTTTTGTCACCATCAGAATCATCTTGTTCTTTTTTGTTAAGCGAATCATCGTAATACGATTTAACGGGTGATGATTTTGTTGTTTGCTTTGGTTGAACAATCTCTGACTTTTTAATTTCTTTTTCTTTCTCTTTTTCAAGTTTTTCCTGTTCAAGAACTTCATTATAATCTATTCCTTCGCGCGCGATAAGAAATTTTTTAACAGTTTCTTCACCATCAAGTCCAATAACCATTGCGTATTCTTTTATAAAAGCTTTAACATAAAGTTCAGGTAAAAAACTGAAATTTCCTTGATCAATCGCTTCAAGAAATTTTTTATCAATTCTCGTTTTAGCAGCAATCTGTTGAATAGTTATTCCAGATTTTTCTCTCTGTTCTCTTAATTCTTCAGCAAATTTATCCAGCATATTTTTTAACTATCTATTTGTTGTTGAATTATCTTTTACGAACAAGCTTTGCAGAAAACGCTCCATCCATTTGATGACGATGAGGAAAAGTTTGGATGCATCCATGTTCATCAACTACATCGTCTGAGAATTTTCCTTTTGCTGACTCGAGTTCAAAATCAGGATTTTCTTCAAGGAATTTTTTCACCACATCAATATTTTCCTCTTGCTCAATTGAACATGTACTATAAACCACAGCACCACCAACTTTAACCAGTGAAGCAGCTTTCTTTAAAAGCTTTAGTTGAGTTTCTGTCATTTTTCTGATATCAAAAATATCTTTTTTCCATTTTATATCCGGCTTTTTGGAAAGCGTTCCTGTTCCGGAACAAGGAACATCAGCAAGAACACGATCAAATGGCTCATCTTCATATTCGAGTGCATCGCTTTCAACTGTTCTGACACAGGTCAAACCAAGCCGTTCATTGTTTCTTCTTAATAATTTTAATCGTGCTTCGAACTTATCAATTGCAACTATTTCACCTTTGTCTTGCATCAATGCAGCAAGAAAGGCTGTCTTTCCACCAGGTGCTGCACACATATCCAGAACTCTCATTCCTGGTTTTACATCAAGAAGTTTACAAGCTAAACCAGTGCTCTCATCCTGAATGTTGAAATATCCTTTTGCAAAATACTCCCAAGCAGTGATGTTAGTGAGATTTTGAAGTTGGAAAAATTCAGGATTGTATTTGCCACGACGATATTTAAGATGAACGGAATCCAGAAGTTTACCAAACTCTTCAGGATTGGTTTTAATGGCATTTACTCTTAGAGTAAGATAAGGTTTTTCATTATTGGCAAGAAGAAGTTTTTCAGTTTCTTCTCTACCGAATCTTTCCACATATCTTTTTACCATCCACGAAGGATGAGAATAATAAGCGGCAAGATAGCCGATTAAGTCTTCTTCAGGGTCAGGATAGCGAATGGCATTTTTGCTCCTGATAATATTTCTGAGAATTGCATTGGTCAGGTCGGCAGGTTTTTGTCCCTGAAGCTTTTTGACAAACTCCACTGCTTCATTTACGGCAGCGTGATCAGGAATTTTATCGAGAAACAAAATCTGGTAAAGAGCAACGCGCAATCCGTTTCTGAGGTTTGGAATTGCTTTGGAAAACTGTCCTTTGTAGAAGCCGGTTAATATCCAATCGAGTCTGCCCATCCATCTTGTAACTCCGTGAACAATTTCATAAAGAAGAGCTTTATCCTGTCCACTTAATTCAGAATTACGCATTTCGTGATCAAGAAGCTTCTCGAGATATGCATCGGTTTTTTCAACTCTGTTAAGAATTTTAACTGCAAGTCCTCTGACTCCCTGATAGAGATCAACTACTTTATGTTCTTCAAGATGAAATTCTTCTTTTGATTCTGTTTGTTCCTCACCAAACTGTGATAAATTTTCTTCGTTAGAAATATTATTCAATTCCTCTGAATGATTCATAATCCTCTCTTTTGTCTTTCATTGCTTGTTAATTCAAAAACTGTTTTAAAAACCTCTTCATCGGCTTTTGTAAATTCAATTTTTCTTCTTGCCATCACAACTTTAGCTGTTTCCATACTTTTTTTAAGATCATAAGTAATCATTTTTTCGGCACCGCCCCAACTGAAGGATGGAATGTATTTATCCGGAAAACCTGAACCAAAAATATTACACGAAAAACCAACAACCGTTCCCGTATTAAACATTGTATTGATAGCAGACTTGGAATGATCTCCCATCATCAATCCAAGAAATTGTAATCCGGTTTCAATCTCTTTTCCGCTTAATGTTGCTTTTACCGGAGAGTAGTTGTTCTTTAAATCGCTATTATTAGTATCGGCACCAAGATTTACCCAACTTCCGATGTAAGCATGTCCTATAAAACCAGAATGTTGTTTGTTCGAGTAAGGCATAAACACAGATTGTTCAACTTCACCACCTATTTTACAAACACTTCCGATGGAAACATTTTCATAGATAGTTGCACAGCTTTTAATCTTACTTCCTTTTCCGATAAAGCAAGGACCTTCAATTACAGCATTCGGGAAAACTTCTACATCTTCTTCAATGATTATCGGTCCGTTTGAAGCATCAAGTACAACTCCGGGTTTAACATTTGTGTTCTTACCAATAAAAATATTTTCCGGTTTTATAGTGTGAACACTTGAAGGAAGAATTGTTACATAATTATTGCGGGATTCATTAATGAAAAATTCAGCTTCTTCTTTAATCTGATAGCCGTTTATGTTCATTAAATCCCAAATATACTTTACACATTTGATATCAACAATTTTAATCGGAACACCTTCAAAATCAGAAATAGAGAATAAATCGTTTAGAAAACTTTTTCTTTTTTTCAATCTTTCACCAGAGAGATAGGCAGCTACAACAGTTTCTTCATTCACAAAAACCTTATCTTCTGTTTCAATCAAAGGTAAAATTTCAGAAAGATTTTTGGGAGCAATAATTCTCCCGTTAATAAAAAGACAATAATCATCACTTATCTGATTTACAGGAATACCCGGATTTTGCTGTTCGACAAGTGCTTTAAGATATGGTCTTGTGTGAAGAGAATAATTTACATTACCATAACTCCTGAGAATTTTCTCTTTTAGTGTGCTCGTCCCGCAGATTAAATCGTATACCGGACGGTTATAAATCAATGGTTCAAGATTAGAGAATTCAATATCTTCAAATATGCAAATCTGCATTTTGTTATCTCATAAAAATTTGTTTGAAAAATTAATACTTTTTGAGGTAAGATACTCTATAAAATTTATGAAATGAATTCAAGATTTGATTTAACAAAAAAGCCGGCTGCGTAACCGGCTTTGCTGAGGGAAAAATTTATTAGCTCTTCTTGCTGTATTTTCTTTTGAACTTTTCTACTCTTCCGGCGCTATCAACAAGTTTCTGTTTGCCTGTGAAGAATGGATGGGAACCACTTGAAATTTCAAGTTTAACTAATGGATAAGTATTTCCATCTTCCCATTTAATTGTTTCGTTTGTCTTAATAGTTGAACGAGTTAAAATTGCAAAATCGCAAGAAGGATCCTGAAAAACCACAGGTCTGTATTCAGGATGAATTCCTTTTTTCATATCAACTCACCTTTCTTTTTCAAAAATCGTGGACAAATATATCTTTCCTACCCAATTAATCCAAAGCAATTTTGTGAGCATTCCGGGTTTTTATTCTGTCTTTTGAGTGTCGTAAGTTTTGATTTTCTTCTTTAATTCAAGTATTTCCTGTTTTTCCTGCTCGCTAACAGTTTTTTTTAGAAAATTTAGTTCTTCTTTATCAATTACATTTTCAACCTGGTCATTAATCACAGCCGGCGCCTGACTAGCTGAAGTTGGCATTTCGGTTTTATCTTTGGAGGAAGAATCAAGCTCCTGAACTATAGAATTTTCTTTAGTTGACTGCCTGCTCAATTGAGTTGATTTCCACTCCTGCTGTTCTGCTTTCTGTTTTTGCTCAATCATATTGGTTACTTCGCTATCTTCATTGGATACAGTTATAATATCTGTTCTGACAGGAGGTTCAATCATAAACGGGTCTTCATAATCTGAAGAGTTATTATTCAATAAAAAGAAAATAATAATCAGAACTGCTAAAGTTGCAGTAGCAGGAATGAATTTATTTACAGAAAAAATCTTTTGCAAGAATGTTATTTTTTTCTCTGGTTTAGAATAGATTTTCTTCCAAAGTTCTTCTTCAAAATCTGCTGGTGCAGAAACTTTCGGAAGATTTTTCAAGTCATCTAATAATTGTTTATTGATATTGTCTTCCATATTGAATCAATCTTTATAAATGTTCTTCAGATATTTTTGCAATTGTGCCCGACCTCTGTTAATTCTTGATTTCACAGTTCCTTCTTCAATTCCAAGTATCTCAGCAATTTCTTCATAAGTTAATCCCTGAATGTCTCTTAGGATAACAGCTTCACGATAAACTTCTTTAAGCTTTAACAATGCTTCCTGAATTTTCTGTGCTTTGAATTTGCTGTCTGCTTCAACATCCGGTCTTAGCTTGTTATCAGGAATATCAAAATTTTCTCCTTCTTCTCCATAATTGTTTATAGAGAAAAAATTATTTCGTTTTCTTCTTCGATATTCAGATCGTGCAAGATTGCCCGCTATTGTGTAAATCCAGGTTGAAAACTTTGCAACCGAAGTATATGAATCTTTATATCTGTAAACTTTTACAAATGTATTCTGAACCACATCAACACAAGCTTCGTAATCACCTAAAAATCTGAATACAAAGTTTATCAAAGGATTCTTAAATCTTTCAACAAGAATTTCGAAAGCCCTTTGATCATTGCTTTTCTGAAACTCAAGTATCAACTCTTCATCTGTCAAAAGATTTAATTCCTGTTTGTCCAACTTTGCTTATACTTTCGATATTTAAAAAGGTTTCTTTTACTCATTGAAATTTAATCAAAGAGGTGTTAAGGTTAAAAAGATATAAGGTATAAGGATTAGGTTATTATTTTATTTGACCAGATTCCAAAGAAATTTTATTGTTTCAAATTAAATCTGCGAATTCAGCATTTATAAGATTTTTTAAGTTATCAGGATTTATGTATATCTGCATTCCTCTTACACCGGCACTTATGTAAATTCTGTCGAAAAGCTGAGCCGTCTCATCAATATAGGTCGGAAATAGTCTCTTCATTCCAATTGGAGAACAACCTCCGCGCACATATCCTGTTAAAGGGAAAAGTTCTTTAACTTTTATCAACTCCACATTTTTATTGCCGCTTGCTTTAGCTGCCTTTTTTAGATTCAGTTCAAAGTTAACCGGAATGCAGAAAACGCAATAACCTGCTTTATCTCCTTTGGCAACGAGAGTTTTAAAAACTTCTTCGTGATTTGCACCTATTTTTTCTGCGATAGTTTCTCCACTCAAATCATTTTCATCGACTTCATATTCTTTTACATCAAAAGAGATGTTGTGTGTTTCAAGAATTCTTATTGCGTTGGTCTTGTTCATATTCTTTAAGAAATTTTTTTACTTCTTCAGAAGATAGTTCAAGTTGGGATGCTTTGATTAAAAATTTTGTGTATTCGCTCTTAGGTTTTGAAAAAATTTCTTCGGTACTTCCTATCTCAACAATTTTTCCGTTTTTCAGAATAAGTAGTCTGTTAGATATATTCTTAATTGTTTTAATATCGTGTGAAATACAAACAATGGTTTTCCCGAAATTTTTATTTATATCTTTTATTAATGAAACTAAATTTTCTACCGAATCTTTATCCTGCGCAGAAAATGGTTCATCAAGAATAATCATCTGTGGATTGACTGCAAGAATTCTGGCGAGCGCAACTCTCTGTTGTTGTCCACCGCTTAGAGAATATCCTTTTTGTTTTTTGATTGAATAGTCAAGTGAAAAAGTGTCAAGTAGCTTATCTACAGAATCGAATAACGCATTGCTTCCACTTATTTCAATTGCTTCTTTCAGAATTGATTCAACTGTGCGGTAAGGGTTTATCAGCTCGCCGTTGTTCTGAAAAAGAATTTGAACTGCAGAAATTTTATTTGAATGAAAATTGTTACTAAAAGAATATTTTATTTCGCCCTTTGTTGGCAGAATTATTCCAGCTAAAATTTTTGCGAGCGTTGTTTTACCGCTTCCGGATTCACCTGCGATAGAAAAAATTTCTTTATCTGAAATATCAAGTGAAATATCTTCAAGAATTTTTTTGTGTTCGTTTTTCAGGAGATTTTTTCCGACAACCTCGTAAGTCAGGTTTTCACATTTAATTAAGACTTCTTTCATCTTATTCCAGCATCCTGAAAGCTTGAAATTCTGTTAATGTTGAATTTTTAATCTCGGCAGTCTTATCACTTACTTTTTTTGCAAATAATAAATCCTGTGTAACAATTAAGACCGAATTGTTTTCCTTAGAAACATAATCCCGCAGAAAAAAAATCAACAAATTAATAATTGCCGTATCAGCAGCAGAAGTAGGTTCATCAAGAATAAGCAGTTTTGGTTTTGCTACTGCAGCCAATACTATAGCAACTCTCTGAGCCATTCCACCGCTTAGTTCGTAAGGATATAATTTACCAAGTTCATTCTTATCCGGAAGATTAAAATATTCCAACAACTCATTAAGATGTTTTTCATCTTCAGCCATTTTTCCGAAGTAATAATTCATTCTTTTCAAAGGATCAAAAGAATTTACACAATCCTGAAAAACATATCTGATTTGATTTTTACGGATTAAAGTTAATGCTTCATCACTTGTGTGAATCAGATTTTGATTATTCCAGAAAATATTGCCATCAATCCTGAATACTTTTTTATCTGTGAGCATTGTCAGAGATTTGATTAGTGTTGATTTACCACTTCCGTTTTCACCGAGAATTGTATAAATGGAATTGTAATCAACTGTGAAATAAATATCTCTCAGCAATGTTTTTTGATTGTCATTATTGATAATTGAAATCTCTCTGATTTCTGCCTTAAGCATTAGTTCTAACCTTTGTAAAAAGAGTTCTTTTTAATTGCATTTCAAAATTATAAATTATCACACGAATTATTACTAATTACTGCTCAATCAAAAATATGAGATTGAAATTTTATTTTTCTGTTCTGTTAGTGCTTCTTATTTCGACCTCTTGTGAAAAGGAAGAAATCAATAAAGCCTCACGCGTTATAATTTCAATTCAATCTGAACCAGAAACACTTAATCCCATTTATGCATTTGGAATAAACGAAGGAGTTATAACTGATCATCTTTTCTTGTATTTACTTGATTTGAAGTGGAATGAAAATAAAGGTGATGTGGAGGCATTCCCAATGCTTGCTAAAAACTGGCAATGGAATTCCGATTCAACTTCGGTTGATATTTATCTGAGAAATGATGCGAAATGGTCTGATGGGAAAACAATCTCGGCTTACGATGTGATTTATTCTTTTGAAGTTTATTCCGATCAGAAAGTACAGAGCAGATTTTATGGAATGTTCAAAAACTTTTATCATTTTGAAAATGGTGAAGTCGATCCCGAAAAAACTTTCGCCGTGAAAGATTCGTTTCATCTGATAATAAATTTTCTTCCCGATAAGGTTATCTCTTTATTTGATCTTGCTTTCCCCATTATTCCAAAACATATTTATGAAAAGTTGAACAGAAGCGAAATTCAAACAGCAGGAATTAATTTTAATCCAGTCACAAGTGGACCATATAAACTTAAGAAATGGGAAAGAAATCAATTCATTATTCTTGAAGCTGATAAAAATTCTTTTCTTTATGATAAAAACATGATTGCCGAAGTGATTTTTAAAATTATTCCGGATTACAACTCGATGTTAACCCAGCTTAAGAAAGGTGAAATTGATTTTGCTGAAGACATTCGTCCTTCCGATGCGAAGCAGTTGGGCAATCAGAAAAATTTGAAATTAGCTTCTGTGAAAGGAAGACAATATGATTATGTTGGCTGGAATAACATCGATGGAAAATATTTTTCTGAAACAAAAAAAATAAAACCCAATAAATTTTTCGGTGATAAAAAAGTCAGACAGGCACTTTCGTATGCAATTAATAGAAAAGAAATTCTCGATCAGTTTCTTTCAGGTTTCGGCTCATTGTGTAACTCTCCAATCTCAGAAATATTTGTAAATGAATATGATAGTTCACTGAAGGGATTTGAATACAACCCTGAAAAAGCAAAAGAACTTTTGAAAGAATCCGGTTGGACAGATAAAGACAAAAACGGAATAATCGAAAAAGATAAAACTGAATTTTCATTTACACTTAATATTCCATCAGGAAACCCTTTGCGTGAGTTTGCAGCAACGGTAATTAAAAATAATTTTAAACAAGTTGGAATAGATGTCAGAATTGAGAAGCTCGAATTTGGTGTGCTTATGGATGCGCTTCTTAACCGGAAAATTGATGCGTGGATAATTGCATGGTTTATTGCTCTGCCAATTGATTTAAAATCATATTGGTATTCTGATTTGAATCAAACACAAATGAACTTTGTTGGTTATCAAAGCATTGAAGCTGATAAGGTAATTCTTGAACTGGAAAAGAAACACTCTTATAAAGATTATATTAATCTGATGAAAAGATTTCAGCGGATAATTTCTGAAGATCAGCCGGTAACATTTCTTTACTGGTTTGACAATGTTGTATGTTACAATAAAAGAATTAAAAACATTACCATAAATCCTTTTGGACCAATTCAAAGAATCTGGGAATGGAGATTAGAGAATTGATATGACAAAAGAAAAGTTATATACAATTCTTAAAAGATTATTCTCATCACTGTTGATTTTATTCTTTATTATAACACTTGTTTTTGTTCTTATCAGAATTTCACCCGGTGACCCATCTCAAAAATACATTTCACCAAAACTAAGTCCTGAACTTGCGCAGGAAATCCGTAAATCATTTGGTCTTGATGCACCAATATTTATTCAATACATAAATTTTCTGAAAAATATTTTCACCGGCGATTTCGGAATTTCATATGAATATAGAATGCCTGTGTTAAATGTTGTTGCTGAGTTTCTGCCGGTAACAATAATGCTTGCATTCTTAAGCATCCTTATTCAATTGATTGTTGGATATTACACTGCTCTGTTTTCAATAAGAAGAAAAAATTTTTTTATTGATAATCTTTTCAGAAAAATTTCTTTGTTGATATATGTTACTCCTGGCTTTGTGCTTGGATTAATTTTGGTTTTTATATTTACTGTGCAACTTGATATTTTGCCTTCAGGCGGATTCAAGTCTTTTTATTATGATGAGCTTTCTTTACTCGGACAATTAGGAGATATCGCTTCACATTTAATTTTACCCTTATTGACTTTATCACTTCCGGGCGCTGCATTGTTTTTCAATTATTTCAGGGACGGGATTGAAGATGTGATGAGCAAAGATTTTATTCTGTATTTAAAAGCTAGTGGGTTTAGTGATAAAGTAATTTTCAGAAAACACATCCTTCCGAATTCACTTAAGCCGATATTATCAGGCGCAGGAATCGAACTTGGTTACCTTTTGAGCGGAACACTTGTTACAGAAGTTATTTTCAGTCTTCCGGGAATGGGTAGATTAATGATTAACTCAATTCTTAATAGAGATTTTCCGATGGTAATTGCTTGTGCTTTTATATCCGCGTTATTTATAATTTTATCAAACTTCATCTTCGATTTGATCAAGGTTAAAATTGACAGAAGAATCTGGAAAGAAATTTTAAGTTGAAGAAGTTTAATAAAATAAAACTCTGGCATTTCATTCTGATAGTTTGGTTAATTATTCTGGTTTTCAGATTTAATGTACTTATTCACTCTGCAGAGTTGCTTATTCTTGGCATTGTCTTGCTATTTCAAAATCCTGATTTTCTTTCATCGCACTTAAGCTTTCAATTGTTTGATTCTTTACTATCTTTTCTTATAATGCTTCTAATCCCAATTATTATCTTTCTGCAAAGCTTGAGAAATAAGCTTTTCAACTCAGAGATTAATTTCAGTAAAAGCTTTATTATTTTGTTAGCTTTTTGTTTTTTAGTGCCAACATTGATTACTCGAGAACATCCTGATTATCAGAAAAATATTTCGGAGATAAAATTACTTCCGCCCTTCAGTATAATTTATCAGATTCAATTAAAGTCAGATGATAAATTATCTGCCAATTCCAGCGAAGAAAAATTTCTGAAACTTAAAGAGAAAGTTTTACTGCAGGAGTTTGATGAAAAGAAAATTTTTGTAAAGTATTACTCCTCAGAAAATAATGTTTACCAATACAATCAGGGTGAAAGAAATGTTAATTTATCGGCTGACAAAGTTCAATCAATAAACTCACAGTTGCTCCTGTTTGGCACTGATGAATTTGGCAGGGACATTTTCTCAAGATTAATTTTCGGTGCACGGATTTCTGTTTTTATTGGGATGATGGCTGTAATCATATCGTTATTACTCGGATTGATTTTGGGTTATATTGCTTCTACAGGAAGTACAATATTAAGTTGGTTGTTAAATCGACTGACGGATTTGTTTTTGTCATTTCCATCAATATTTTTAGTTATACTTGTGCTGGCTTTGTTCGGAAATAATTTATTATCGGTGATAGTTGTATTGGGTTTTTCAGGTTGGATGAGTTTATACAAAATTGTTAGTTCCGAAGTTGCTTCGGTGAAGCAGAAGGATTTTTTTATTACTTCGCAAAAAATTGGACTGAGTAGTTCTGAATTGTTGATTAGGGAAATTATTCCGGTAATAATAATTCCTGTTACGGTTAATCTGGTTTTTCAATTCAGCAATGTAATTCTTGCAGAATCTGCACTAAGTTTTTTAGGTTTGGGGACAGGGAATGAATTTCCATCGTGGGGCTCGATGATTGAAAAAGGACAGGAATATATTACAGATGCCTGGTGGATGATTTTTATTCCGGGAATTGTACTTGTTTTAACTTTGCTTTCGTTTCATAATATTGCAAAAGAAGTTAATAAATTCTTTAACCCGAATATCAGTTAGTGATAAACAATCGTTACATAATCAAAAGAAAACTTGGAGAGGGAAGAAGTAAAGTCTTCTCAGCTATTGATACTGAATTTCCGGATAAGGAAATAGCTATTAAATTTCTGCCGGTAAATGCGAAACCTGATGAGAAAGATTTTTTCCGCGAAGAATTTTTCAGAATCAAAAAGTTTGATCATCCGAATATCATTAAGGCTTTTGAATTCGGAACAGTTGTAACAAAAGATGCTGAAGACCTTCAGATTGAATTCGGTTCAGATTTCATTACACTCGAATATTTCCCATCAAAAGAATTATTAGCTTACACAGAGTTGATTGATGAAAGAAAACTTAAACAAATACTAACTCAACTTTGTGCTGTTCTGTACTATCTGCATCAATCAAACTACATTTATTATGATTTGAAACCTGAGAATATTTTAGTGAATACTAACGGTAACAACCCTCAGATAAAACTGATTGATTTTGGTCTTGCAGAATATCAGTTAACAGAACTTAACATTGAAGTTAGAGGAACAGCACACTACATTGCTCCAGAATTGCTGAAGCGCGAACATCATGATCATACTGTAGATTTATACTCACTTGGAATTTTACTATACAGAATTGTTTACGGAAGATTTCCGTTTTCGGCCGAAAATGAAGTTGATATCTATAAGGCACAGATCGAACAGCAATTTATTTTTCCACCATCAAGATATTCAAGAGAGCTTATTTCGGTAATTAAAAAGCTTTTAAATAAAGATGCTTCGCTTAGATATCATAATAGTTTTCAGGTTTTGGAAGATCTTGGTATTGAAATAAATCTTGAAATAACAAAAGACCTTCTGCCGGCAAAATTTTTTAGTAACAGAAAAGATGCTGTAAACATTATCCGCACGTATTTAGCAGATTTGAAAAATAATGAAATCTATTGTGTTAAAGGTGCAGAAGGATCCGGAAAAACTTCCCTATTTATTGAGATTTATGAAAATTTTGAAAACGCAATTTTAATTGAAAACTTCAGTGCAAAGTCGGGAATAGATGCTGTAAAATATATTTTCAAAAAAATCTTTTATTCGAAAGTACTTTTTGAAAACTATTCACGTGAACTCTTACAGGAATTGCCTTTGCTGTTTGATAATGAAAAGGAAGAGTTCGTTCAGAAGATAAAAGTATTCGCCGATTCTGCTCTGAAAAATTCCAATCCGATTATTCTTATAGATGATTTTAATCTTTATGATGAATTCGTAAAAGATGTCCTTAAAGAAGTACTGCCGGTATTCCAGATAAATAATACAAAAGTAATTATCTCAGAAAACTCAAATTTCAATTCATTCACAAATCTTTTT contains:
- a CDS encoding ABC transporter permease; the encoded protein is MTKEKLYTILKRLFSSLLILFFIITLVFVLIRISPGDPSQKYISPKLSPELAQEIRKSFGLDAPIFIQYINFLKNIFTGDFGISYEYRMPVLNVVAEFLPVTIMLAFLSILIQLIVGYYTALFSIRRKNFFIDNLFRKISLLIYVTPGFVLGLILVFIFTVQLDILPSGGFKSFYYDELSLLGQLGDIASHLILPLLTLSLPGAALFFNYFRDGIEDVMSKDFILYLKASGFSDKVIFRKHILPNSLKPILSGAGIELGYLLSGTLVTEVIFSLPGMGRLMINSILNRDFPMVIACAFISALFIILSNFIFDLIKVKIDRRIWKEILS
- a CDS encoding ABC transporter permease; translation: MKKFNKIKLWHFILIVWLIILVFRFNVLIHSAELLILGIVLLFQNPDFLSSHLSFQLFDSLLSFLIMLLIPIIIFLQSLRNKLFNSEINFSKSFIILLAFCFLVPTLITREHPDYQKNISEIKLLPPFSIIYQIQLKSDDKLSANSSEEKFLKLKEKVLLQEFDEKKIFVKYYSSENNVYQYNQGERNVNLSADKVQSINSQLLLFGTDEFGRDIFSRLIFGARISVFIGMMAVIISLLLGLILGYIASTGSTILSWLLNRLTDLFLSFPSIFLVILVLALFGNNLLSVIVVLGFSGWMSLYKIVSSEVASVKQKDFFITSQKIGLSSSELLIREIIPVIIIPVTVNLVFQFSNVILAESALSFLGLGTGNEFPSWGSMIEKGQEYITDAWWMIFIPGIVLVLTLLSFHNIAKEVNKFFNPNIS